TCGGTGTCCCCCACGACAAGAGCAAATAAGCCAGACCCCATACCGGCTGTCCCATATAAAACTTGTGGAATCCAGCAACGGGTATCACTGCCCCCACCAACGCCAAGATAGCTGCAACTTTTCGATTTTTTGCCTTTGTTAACATGAACCGCACCACTCCATGACCCCTTGGCTCTTGCTTGCAGACTGATTTCCTGCTTCCTGAAGCTGCTGCCAAATTTTACTGCCAAATTTTCCGCAAAAAAGCTTAGGGAAAGCAGAGAATTTTCCTATCGAGACCATACTTGCGATGGAAGCAATTGTCTTCTTCCATAATATTGATTTTCTCCCTTGAGAAGGCTTGCAGATGCTGGGCGCTGATGATTAGTCAAAAACTGGATATGCTTTACTAAAAGCTTGTCAATGGTAGGCAGGTGATAAGATGCCATCTTGGACAATCGGTATTGCTATCTTACTCGGCTTGATTTTGCTGCTAGCTATTTTTTTCTGGCAGTTTCGCAACTTACAATCTTCAGCTAAACAATCATCCGTTAAGCAAAGTAAGCATCAGCGTCGCCAACCCACCATTAAGCTACAAAACAAGCTGCTGAGACTGTTGAGTGGGGATAGGGCAGCTGCGATGCGGCTAGTGGAGCGGGTAAAACAGAGGCATCCGGGTAAATCGGAGGAATGGTATTGGGAAAAAGCGATCGAGGATTTAGAGCGCGATCGCCGTTAATACGGAAAACCGAATATAACGGAAACATTGGGCTGCACTAAAATGATACTCAAAGCAGTAAACTTCTCCTTGGCGGGGAAGCCCATTAACGGGAAAAATAAAAGGCTATGGGATTTTTTGATTCAGAAATTGTTCAGCAAGAAGCCAAGCAGCTGTTTGAAGATTATCAATCCCTGATCCAACTGGGAAGCCACTACGGCAAATTTGATCTGGAAGGAAAAAAGATTTTCATTGAGCAAATGGAAGCCATGATGGATCGCTATCGCGTCTTTATGAAGCGATTCGAGCTATCTGATGATTTCATGGCTCAAATGACAGTACAGCAGCTACATACCCAGCTTGGTCAATTTGGCATCACTCCGGCTCAAATGTTTGACCAAATGAACCTCACTTTAGAGCGGATGAAATCCGAACTGTCCAGCCAACCCTAAAGATTTTGGATTTTGGATTTAATCCAAAATCCAAAGTCTCAAGTTAGCGGGGTCGCTCAAATTTGGAAGGCGAGTGGAAGTATTGCACGGGTTCACCAGACATCGCCGTTGACATAAAATCGCGCCAAATTGGAGCGGCGTACTGACCCCCTGTGACACCACCGCCTAAGCTGCGGTTGTTATCCTTGCCAATCCAAACAGCCGTTGACATCTGCGGGACATAGCCCACAAACCAAACATCTTTCTCTAAAGAAGTCGTACCCGTCTTACCAGCAGCTGGACGACCTATTTGTGCAGCTTTCCCCGTACCGCCAGTGATTACCCCTTGCAGCACTTGAGTCAGAGATGCAGTCGCCCACTGGTCTAAAACCAAACGGCGTTTCGGAGTGTTATCAAGCAACACATTGCCTTGGCTGTCTGTTACCCGAACAATCATCGTGGTGTCGGAATGCCAGCCATTACTGGCAAACGTGGCATAGCCGCCAGCCATTTCTAAAGGCGTTACACCAATCGCTCCCAGAGGTAAGGAAATCACTGGCTCAATCGGACTCTTAAAACCAAGCGTCCGTAAGGTTTCAATCACCTTGTCCAGCCCCACAGACCGTCCAATTTTCACCGCAGGCACGTTAGCAGAGACGACGAGCGCTTGGCGAATGCTCATCGCACCAGAGTAGCCGCCGCCATAGTTTTTGGGAGAGTAATAGCCCCCTCCATCTCGATAGCTGACTGGCGAATCGTAGACAGTAGAATAAGGCGAATATTTGCCAGTCGCGAACGCCGTGTAGTAAACAAATGGTTTAAAGGCAGATCCTGGCTGACGTAGCGATTGGGTTGCCCGATTAAACTTACTTTTTTTGTAATCAACCCCGCCAACCAAAGCTTTCACAAAATGCGTCCGAGGATCGACTGCCACCAGAGCGATTTGGTTGTTATAAACTCCCCAACCCTGAAGTCTTCTATGCCAACGACTAACCTTTTGTTCCGCCATCCGCTGGAATTTGTAGTCGATGGTAGTTTGGACTCGCATTCCCCCTTTTTCCACTGCATCTGAACCAAAGCGCTCTTTCAACTCAGCCACGACTGCATCTGTTATGTAAGGCAGTTCGCTGGTTTGCCAAGAAGTCAGCTGACCCTTTTTAATCGTTAGTTTGCGGGCGGCTGCTTCCTCTTGAGCTGTAATCCACCCCAACTCCCGCATCCGACCCAACACTTGCGCTTGCCGCTGTTTGGCGAGCTTGATATTGGTGAAAGGACTGTAATCTTCTGGAGCCTGAATCATCCCTGCCAACATTGACGCCTCTGCCAAGTTGAGGTCAGCAGCTTTTTTGCCAAAGTAGCTTTCAGATGCAGTTTGGACACCATAATTGTTGTGACCCCAATACACCTGATTGAGGTACATTTCTAAAATTTGGTCTTTTTTAAAGATTTGCTCCAAACGAATTGCGAGTACAGCTTCAGCAATTTTGCGGCTAAAGGTACGCTTGCGAGAAAGAAATAGATTTTTCACCAACTGCATGGTGATTGTCGAACCGCCCTCTACAACCGCGCCCTTCTGCCAGTTTGCTCGGACAGCACGACCCACGCTGTTAGGGTTGATGCCTTGGTGGAAGTAAAAGTGACTATCTTCAATTGCGAGAACCGCCCGCTTTAGTTCGGGAGAAATTGCGTCAAGGGGGACAATTTCGCGGTTGGCTTCGCCGTGGAGACTGGCAAGGTGCTTGCCTTTAACATCGTAAATGTAAGACGTTTCCGTGGGTGTATAGCTGCGGAGAACGCGCACATCTGGCAAATTACGGAAGCTAATTGCTAATCCAACCAGTCCACCAGCGACTACCGAACTGGTAAGCATGGTGATGCCGAGGAGGGTTCCGCCCGTTGCTTTCCCGACTCCCTGCATGAACTTAAAAAGCGGTGGGACTGGCTCTCGCGGGTGTTTGTCTTGAATAGTGCTAGACGACACGGGGATTTCACTTCCTCACTAAAAAATGTGGGACTTGGGTGTTGGGCAACTGGATAGGGCTTTGCTGATTGAAATTACAAAGGCTTTCCAGGGGCAGCCGGAGGGCGGACGATTTTAAAATCTGTCCGGGAATGCGGTCGGGAGGTCAGACCGGGGAGGA
Above is a window of Coleofasciculus sp. FACHB-1120 DNA encoding:
- a CDS encoding penicillin-binding protein 1A; translated protein: MSSSTIQDKHPREPVPPLFKFMQGVGKATGGTLLGITMLTSSVVAGGLVGLAISFRNLPDVRVLRSYTPTETSYIYDVKGKHLASLHGEANREIVPLDAISPELKRAVLAIEDSHFYFHQGINPNSVGRAVRANWQKGAVVEGGSTITMQLVKNLFLSRKRTFSRKIAEAVLAIRLEQIFKKDQILEMYLNQVYWGHNNYGVQTASESYFGKKAADLNLAEASMLAGMIQAPEDYSPFTNIKLAKQRQAQVLGRMRELGWITAQEEAAARKLTIKKGQLTSWQTSELPYITDAVVAELKERFGSDAVEKGGMRVQTTIDYKFQRMAEQKVSRWHRRLQGWGVYNNQIALVAVDPRTHFVKALVGGVDYKKSKFNRATQSLRQPGSAFKPFVYYTAFATGKYSPYSTVYDSPVSYRDGGGYYSPKNYGGGYSGAMSIRQALVVSANVPAVKIGRSVGLDKVIETLRTLGFKSPIEPVISLPLGAIGVTPLEMAGGYATFASNGWHSDTTMIVRVTDSQGNVLLDNTPKRRLVLDQWATASLTQVLQGVITGGTGKAAQIGRPAAGKTGTTSLEKDVWFVGYVPQMSTAVWIGKDNNRSLGGGVTGGQYAAPIWRDFMSTAMSGEPVQYFHSPSKFERPR
- a CDS encoding DUF1825 family protein — encoded protein: MGFFDSEIVQQEAKQLFEDYQSLIQLGSHYGKFDLEGKKIFIEQMEAMMDRYRVFMKRFELSDDFMAQMTVQQLHTQLGQFGITPAQMFDQMNLTLERMKSELSSQP